A stretch of Blautia liquoris DNA encodes these proteins:
- a CDS encoding cellulase family glycosylhydrolase, whose translation MKKWSKERIWDWYKRENWLRGCNFMGSDCANRIDQWQELGFKERLKTADRELKLAASTGFNAVRLILEYIIWKEDHDGFMERLDQYLDMAYQYGIRVMLVFGNDCMLPYKDPNSHLHSGVQHFDIGYHGGRKNSQHSSLNKESGYSLLDEPELANDIYKWVAEIIDKYKTDPRVVIWDLYNEPGNAKREELTKPHLKKFFEIAREINPMQPITSGVWRINSNLDQTLCEVEQFVLDESDIISYHNYGNYIENVEIISKLKKLGRPIICTEWLGRVKHNTVQEMFPLFFVEKIGCFNWGFVAGKYQTYEPWEGTWESYYRGEPNDYDFTKWFHDLYRINGRPYDPKEIDIIKRLSREADLLKI comes from the coding sequence ATGAAAAAGTGGTCGAAAGAGCGAATATGGGATTGGTACAAAAGAGAAAACTGGCTGAGAGGTTGTAATTTTATGGGGAGCGATTGCGCAAACCGGATCGATCAGTGGCAGGAACTGGGATTTAAGGAACGACTTAAGACTGCTGACCGTGAGTTGAAGCTGGCGGCTAGTACCGGTTTTAATGCAGTCAGGCTGATTCTCGAATATATTATCTGGAAAGAAGATCACGACGGATTTATGGAAAGACTGGATCAGTATCTTGATATGGCCTATCAGTATGGTATAAGAGTGATGTTGGTGTTCGGTAACGACTGCATGTTGCCTTATAAGGATCCGAATAGTCATCTTCACAGTGGAGTGCAACATTTTGATATCGGGTATCATGGGGGAAGAAAAAACTCACAACACAGCTCTTTAAACAAGGAGTCAGGGTATAGTCTGTTGGATGAGCCGGAGTTGGCGAATGATATTTACAAATGGGTTGCAGAAATTATTGATAAGTATAAGACCGACCCACGTGTTGTTATCTGGGATCTTTACAATGAGCCAGGTAATGCCAAAAGGGAGGAACTGACCAAACCTCACTTGAAGAAGTTTTTTGAAATTGCCAGAGAAATCAATCCAATGCAGCCAATTACTTCGGGAGTTTGGAGAATCAACAGCAATTTGGATCAAACACTCTGCGAGGTAGAGCAGTTTGTCCTTGATGAATCGGATATAATTTCTTATCACAATTACGGAAACTATATTGAGAATGTAGAAATTATCTCTAAACTAAAAAAGTTGGGTCGGCCAATTATATGTACCGAATGGCTCGGCAGAGTAAAACACAACACAGTCCAGGAAATGTTCCCACTATTTTTTGTCGAGAAAATTGGCTGCTTTAACTGGGGATTTGTTGCAGGGAAATATCAGACTTATGAACCGTGGGAAGGAACCTGGGAGTCGTATTATCGTGGAGAGCCAAATGACTATGATTTCACCAAATGGTTTCATGATT
- a CDS encoding carbohydrate ABC transporter permease, translating into MKKKNTIKASVSYKVFQVCNIIILLFLTLSCFLPFVYVVAVSLSDKVFVQAGQIVFWPKGFNLNAYRYLIKNAAFWRAFGIAIVRTILGLIVNMSLIILAAYPLSKSNDKMKGRSIYTWFFFITMLVNGGLIPTYMLVSQVGLRNSIWALILPGAVPVFNLVLMISFFRQIPVEMEEASAIDGAGHFFTLLKIYIPLSKPALATVSLFCMVNHWNAWFDGMIYMRSPKMFPLQTYLRNLILKMDITQMSGDDYGLLDLLSNESIKCAQIIVAIIPILCVYPFLQKYFVKGITLGGVKG; encoded by the coding sequence TTGAAAAAGAAAAACACGATAAAAGCATCCGTATCATACAAAGTTTTTCAAGTGTGTAATATTATAATCTTACTTTTCCTGACGTTATCCTGTTTCTTGCCGTTTGTCTACGTAGTGGCAGTGTCCTTAAGTGATAAGGTATTCGTACAAGCTGGACAGATTGTATTTTGGCCCAAAGGATTCAATCTGAATGCATATCGATACTTGATTAAAAATGCTGCTTTTTGGCGTGCTTTTGGTATAGCAATTGTGCGGACAATTTTGGGTTTGATTGTAAATATGAGTTTGATTATTTTAGCCGCTTATCCGCTGTCAAAAAGTAATGATAAGATGAAAGGGAGAAGTATCTACACTTGGTTTTTCTTTATTACAATGCTAGTTAATGGTGGTTTGATACCAACCTATATGTTGGTTAGCCAGGTTGGCCTTCGCAATTCAATTTGGGCGCTAATTCTTCCAGGTGCAGTACCTGTATTTAATTTAGTTTTGATGATTAGCTTTTTTAGACAGATACCAGTGGAAATGGAGGAAGCGTCGGCAATCGACGGTGCCGGACATTTTTTTACATTACTAAAAATATATATTCCATTATCCAAACCAGCTCTTGCGACAGTATCTTTATTTTGTATGGTCAATCATTGGAATGCTTGGTTTGATGGTATGATATATATGCGTTCTCCGAAGATGTTTCCATTACAGACATATCTTCGTAACTTGATTTTAAAAATGGATATCACTCAAATGAGTGGTGATGATTATGGATTACTAGATCTACTCTCCAATGAATCCATCAAATGTGCTCAGATTATTGTAGCCATCATACCAATTCTTTGTGTATATCCATTCCTACAAAAATATTTTGTTAAAGGTATAACCCTGGGAGGAGTAAAAGGATGA
- a CDS encoding ABC transporter permease: MVSREQNRIMQKEKRHAFTIKKREIPLHLMLLPAVIVVLIFSYIPMAGIVIAFQDFVPAKGLFGDQDWVGLNNFRLLMSLPNSKNVLTNTIIIAFWKIILGLVVPIVVALLLNELKSLKFKKMVQTVIYFPHFLSWIILSAVLIDILAPSTGIVGKMFQILHMNPPFFLGDNSYFRGTMVVSDVWKNFGYGTIVYLATITSIDPSLYEAASIDGAGHFKQIWHITLPGMRTIIVLMTVLSMGNVLNAGFDQIFNMYSPAVYETGDILDTLIYRMGLETSQFGPAAAAGLFKSIISTIFISVSYLVADKCFNYKLF; the protein is encoded by the coding sequence ATGGTATCAAGAGAACAAAACAGAATAATGCAAAAGGAAAAAAGACATGCGTTTACGATTAAGAAAAGAGAGATACCACTTCATCTGATGTTACTTCCGGCAGTCATCGTGGTATTGATATTCTCTTACATTCCTATGGCTGGAATTGTCATAGCTTTTCAGGATTTTGTACCGGCTAAAGGTCTGTTTGGTGATCAAGACTGGGTTGGTCTGAATAATTTCAGACTGTTAATGTCTTTGCCGAATAGTAAAAATGTTCTGACGAATACCATCATCATTGCTTTCTGGAAAATCATTCTCGGTCTAGTGGTACCGATTGTGGTAGCACTGCTGCTCAATGAGCTGAAGAGTTTAAAGTTTAAAAAGATGGTTCAGACAGTCATTTATTTTCCGCATTTTTTGTCGTGGATTATTTTAAGTGCTGTGCTAATTGATATTCTGGCACCATCAACAGGAATTGTTGGAAAAATGTTCCAGATATTACATATGAATCCCCCTTTTTTTCTTGGTGATAATAGTTACTTTCGGGGAACGATGGTTGTTTCAGATGTCTGGAAGAACTTTGGATACGGAACCATTGTCTATCTGGCAACAATTACTTCAATTGATCCTAGCTTATATGAGGCAGCTTCTATTGACGGTGCGGGTCACTTTAAACAGATTTGGCATATAACTTTGCCTGGAATGCGGACAATTATAGTTTTGATGACTGTATTGAGCATGGGAAATGTACTTAATGCCGGCTTTGATCAGATTTTTAATATGTACAGTCCTGCTGTTTATGAGACAGGTGATATACTGGATACCTTAATCTATCGTATGGGACTGGAAACTTCTCAGTTTGGGCCGGCAGCTGCAGCAGGATTGTTTAAGTCGATCATCTCGACAATATTTATTTCGGTCTCTTATCTTGTAGCTGACAAGTGCTTTAACTATAAATTGTTTTGA
- a CDS encoding type 2 periplasmic-binding domain-containing protein, with amino-acid sequence MGKGVLQVASWMMAGVLLLTGCGGGLESNNKKGEAKKADKVSETTENSTNKTYTSNFKAQGEKADLYNQNLENFQQEFLEYYKGTNELDKVRGYQEPIEVNTINWYTAAVEEAMGNFGKKYGESINENRWTDALKRMYNIDVKYNWQAQDADYTQKLRLDMTSGELPDVFLVREQNDLIQMAEQGLIWDMTDIIDQYASDYDKQVWASDQNGAMTKATHEGNVYGVPSVQSATDAVPYIWIRDDWMQKLNLEYPKTLDELEKVMDAFVSEDPDGNGQDDTWGISMNNNIVESLRGIFAAFGSYPDDWYSKDDKLVNGMVADTTKEALEYIATLYKKKYLNPEFVAQDATKANEAVLNNQVGILFGGHWFGHTAGDLHEINPDAAWKCIKLPSHDGDPVKSILRPVAQGWIVVNKKFSHPEIALKMRTLTTYGLLCKESAWWWYEENISWNISPVRCNVSAFDNLNTYINLQEVFESKDETELKAKAVPYWDNLHGDQAWEWGLMFGPGENTPMAILRQDKDEGNLFWNPYNGVQSKFMQERWSNIMDERMRAYTDIVTGKTSVEEGYRKWLKTYETLGGDQIEKEVNAWYQENKTE; translated from the coding sequence ATGGGAAAAGGAGTATTACAGGTTGCCTCTTGGATGATGGCAGGTGTTTTGCTATTGACTGGCTGCGGTGGAGGACTAGAATCAAATAACAAAAAAGGAGAAGCAAAGAAGGCGGATAAGGTAAGCGAGACAACAGAGAATTCTACAAATAAGACCTATACATCAAACTTTAAAGCTCAAGGTGAAAAAGCAGATTTGTACAATCAAAATCTAGAAAACTTCCAACAGGAATTCTTGGAGTATTACAAAGGAACGAATGAGTTGGATAAGGTTAGAGGCTATCAAGAGCCAATTGAGGTCAACACAATTAACTGGTACACGGCAGCTGTTGAAGAAGCCATGGGAAACTTTGGGAAAAAATACGGAGAATCAATTAATGAAAACAGATGGACAGATGCATTGAAACGTATGTACAATATTGATGTAAAGTACAATTGGCAAGCACAGGATGCTGATTATACCCAGAAACTACGTCTCGATATGACATCAGGAGAGCTGCCAGATGTATTCCTTGTCAGAGAACAAAATGATTTGATTCAGATGGCAGAACAGGGTTTGATCTGGGACATGACAGATATAATTGATCAATATGCTTCAGATTATGATAAACAGGTCTGGGCCTCGGATCAGAACGGGGCCATGACAAAGGCAACACACGAAGGAAACGTGTATGGGGTACCCTCGGTGCAGTCTGCGACGGATGCAGTACCCTATATCTGGATCCGTGATGACTGGATGCAGAAACTGAACCTGGAATATCCGAAGACGCTCGACGAACTTGAAAAAGTTATGGATGCCTTCGTTAGCGAAGATCCGGATGGAAACGGACAAGATGATACTTGGGGTATCAGCATGAATAACAATATTGTAGAGTCTTTGCGCGGTATATTTGCTGCTTTCGGTTCCTACCCTGATGACTGGTATTCAAAAGATGATAAGCTGGTAAACGGGATGGTAGCTGATACGACCAAGGAAGCTCTGGAGTATATCGCAACGCTATATAAAAAGAAATATCTAAATCCCGAATTTGTGGCACAAGATGCGACAAAAGCTAATGAAGCTGTTTTGAATAATCAGGTAGGGATTCTGTTCGGCGGGCATTGGTTTGGTCATACAGCCGGCGACTTGCATGAAATAAATCCTGATGCGGCCTGGAAGTGTATTAAACTCCCATCGCATGATGGCGATCCAGTCAAGAGTATTCTGCGTCCGGTTGCACAAGGCTGGATTGTGGTTAACAAGAAGTTCTCCCATCCGGAAATTGCTTTGAAGATGCGGACACTGACGACATATGGTCTGCTCTGCAAAGAAAGTGCATGGTGGTGGTATGAAGAGAATATATCATGGAATATTTCTCCAGTTAGATGTAATGTATCTGCATTCGATAATTTGAATACCTATATAAACCTGCAGGAAGTGTTTGAAAGTAAGGATGAAACCGAATTAAAGGCCAAGGCGGTTCCGTATTGGGATAACCTTCATGGCGATCAGGCATGGGAGTGGGGCCTGATGTTCGGACCAGGGGAGAATACACCGATGGCTATTCTTAGACAGGATAAGGATGAGGGAAATCTGTTCTGGAATCCGTATAATGGAGTACAAAGCAAGTTTATGCAAGAACGCTGGTCCAATATCATGGATGAAAGAATGAGAGCATATACAGATATTGTAACTGGAAAAACTAGTGTTGAAGAGGGATATAGAAAGTGGCTGAAGACATATGAAACTTTGGGAGGTGATCAGATTGAGAAGGAGGTAAACGCATGGTATCAAGAGAACAAAACAGAATAA
- a CDS encoding substrate-binding domain-containing protein, whose product MKLGVIIEPTYRNSYWCTEILNGLKRRTYQRKILFTELWEDDLDKYDYVQFQNLILVVATSIDWINQTLATLHDHNLRILLAASDCPSCESNKTSCIRMNYHSSISLLMHHLQTLGDTHTALFGINPNSYADNVKKEAFGKSDDIYYNFGSAATCTLQFIKSINDYDSVICANDAVAIYLLHMLKDKNLYCSEKLHIVSFGDFFMSKLIRPTITSVSLDYYALGLQAVDTYQFLTRCDYTTSLSVMLDCKLHIRESTNRQTYTSTSTNVETLPRNMCVDFYNDNAIIPILSLEKLLINADPLDIKIIYLSIQNQSQEKIAESLYLSLSALRYRLKKMHSYLPNMNDKDLFAYIATYIDSEDLLAAIDLKQK is encoded by the coding sequence ATGAAATTAGGAGTAATTATTGAACCAACATACAGGAATTCATATTGGTGCACTGAGATACTTAACGGCTTAAAGCGCCGAACTTATCAAAGGAAAATTCTTTTCACAGAACTGTGGGAAGATGATCTTGACAAATATGATTATGTACAGTTTCAGAATCTAATCCTAGTTGTTGCTACTTCCATTGATTGGATTAATCAGACCCTGGCGACATTGCATGATCACAATTTGCGTATCCTGCTTGCAGCCAGTGACTGTCCCAGCTGCGAGTCAAATAAAACCAGTTGTATCCGGATGAACTATCATTCCAGTATTTCACTGCTAATGCACCATCTGCAAACTCTGGGTGATACGCATACGGCTCTATTTGGCATCAATCCTAATTCCTATGCAGACAATGTAAAAAAGGAGGCTTTTGGAAAATCTGATGACATCTATTATAACTTTGGCTCAGCCGCTACCTGTACACTGCAATTCATCAAAAGTATAAATGATTATGACTCTGTTATTTGCGCAAATGATGCTGTAGCCATCTATCTCCTACATATGTTAAAGGATAAAAATCTCTATTGTTCCGAAAAGCTCCATATCGTTAGTTTCGGTGATTTTTTCATGTCAAAACTAATTCGCCCAACCATCACTAGTGTTTCGCTCGACTATTACGCCTTGGGACTTCAGGCGGTTGATACCTATCAGTTTTTGACGAGATGTGATTATACTACTTCTTTGTCAGTTATGTTAGATTGCAAATTGCATATCCGGGAATCCACAAACAGGCAAACCTATACATCCACTTCCACTAATGTTGAAACCCTTCCGAGAAACATGTGTGTTGATTTTTACAATGATAATGCTATCATTCCAATTCTCTCTCTTGAGAAATTGCTGATCAATGCCGATCCTCTCGACATCAAAATTATTTATCTTAGTATACAAAACCAGTCTCAAGAAAAAATTGCTGAGTCCCTCTACCTTTCGCTTTCCGCGCTCCGCTATCGTCTCAAAAAAATGCATAGCTATTTGCCGAACATGAACGACAAAGATTTGTTCGCCTATATTGCAACCTATATCGACAGTGAAGATCTTCTTGCCGCTATTGACTTGAAGCAGAAATAA
- a CDS encoding DUF5107 domain-containing protein codes for MKVDIKEKRTKLLTYKIGRPNEAPYFIEKKQYQGASGKVYPLKMTDQLTSTVEEKEYTMVLLENEYIRVELLPEIGGKIYGAVCKYNNYEFIYRNTVVKPALIGLCGPWVSGGVEFNWPQHHRPTTFQPVEYEMKCNKDGSCTCFMGEVEPFHRMRGMVAVTVYPTSTAIEVRTTVTNTNDQAVPFMWWNNTAVRVNEQYKCIFPPDVQYGSDHDRRDIIPFPVMKGEFKTAHPYNYGTGVDASWYKNVKVQTSVMIPKHQSDMDFVGGYDYSKEAGTAIIGDHYIAPGKKMFTWANCDFGKQWCRNLTDNDDRYIELMTGAYTDNQPDFTYIEPGETKVFTQYWYPIQGIGNISNANKYGALVLEKEGGKVKIGAVSSGVKKAASMILYYQNREIYRKEGILSPDDFWLETITIAPEAELNHLLLQLNDNKGQKLVDYTSASQEEKEKPQAREISPRPKDIESLEELYLHGIHLLQYKHGTYVAEDYFAEALKRDSTDYRCNLEMGKLLLEKGEFENSEHFLKNALARLTIRNANPHDTEVLYELGRLYKYLDLPDQAYRYFKDAAWQYAYTAPANFECACISMQRNDTETAVEELNKALEANPRHYKALALLSYIKGDSKCLQQIFAEFPQESYNRYSLYLLTGEKPQAFLLHHPQDVIDVALLFKQAGLEEEAARILKTCDKHSPMLSYHLSVITGEKINPDVNATYEVDFPNRLEDIPVLVEKDWYANYLLGCLYYDRENYRKACKAFISSICVNPGFAYTHRNLAFLYYDHLHSAAQAMAEMEKAVELKPEESRFIYEMMMLQKMENVSPVRRLEFAETHIKQIQERDDAYLETIILYMETGDYKKAEILLENKNFHIYEGGEGKLTKNHRWLYILEAIRLCETTHYKAALKKMSAALIYPKNYGESESIYKQNSNVHYIKGCILEKLNRQKDANAEFQLAENEKEILGENMFYVARCLGKTGYHERALTLYQQLIEDGRDKLKNQDLYGYFGVGLENPLPFELNIVRRNKINGLSECLLGYYGADMLKEYQEVRRELSQLDPYNTLMHNFDKVIDFEKF; via the coding sequence GGCACCCTATTTTATTGAGAAAAAGCAATACCAGGGAGCATCGGGTAAAGTCTATCCTCTGAAGATGACCGATCAGCTTACAAGTACAGTTGAAGAAAAGGAATATACAATGGTACTGCTGGAAAATGAATATATCCGCGTAGAACTATTGCCGGAAATCGGAGGCAAAATATATGGTGCAGTCTGTAAATACAATAACTATGAGTTTATTTATAGAAATACGGTTGTAAAGCCGGCTCTAATTGGTCTGTGTGGTCCCTGGGTTTCAGGAGGGGTGGAATTCAACTGGCCGCAGCACCACAGGCCGACCACTTTTCAGCCGGTTGAATACGAGATGAAATGTAATAAGGACGGTTCCTGCACCTGTTTTATGGGGGAAGTTGAACCTTTTCATCGGATGCGTGGGATGGTGGCCGTCACCGTATATCCAACATCCACTGCGATTGAGGTTAGAACAACAGTGACGAATACTAATGATCAAGCCGTACCATTTATGTGGTGGAATAATACTGCCGTACGGGTCAATGAGCAGTATAAATGTATTTTTCCGCCAGATGTACAGTATGGTTCCGATCATGATAGGAGAGATATCATACCCTTTCCGGTGATGAAGGGTGAATTTAAAACGGCCCATCCTTATAACTATGGAACAGGGGTGGATGCTTCCTGGTATAAAAATGTAAAGGTGCAGACTTCAGTGATGATTCCAAAGCATCAAAGCGATATGGATTTTGTCGGTGGATACGACTACAGTAAGGAGGCAGGAACAGCAATTATCGGCGATCATTATATAGCACCAGGGAAGAAAATGTTTACCTGGGCAAATTGTGATTTTGGTAAACAGTGGTGCAGGAATTTGACCGATAATGATGATAGATATATTGAATTGATGACCGGAGCATATACAGATAATCAGCCTGATTTTACCTATATCGAGCCAGGTGAGACAAAAGTATTCACTCAGTATTGGTATCCGATTCAGGGAATAGGAAATATCTCTAATGCCAATAAATATGGGGCTCTCGTTTTAGAGAAAGAAGGTGGCAAGGTAAAAATAGGTGCAGTTTCAAGTGGTGTAAAGAAAGCCGCATCTATGATCTTGTATTATCAAAACAGAGAAATTTATAGAAAAGAAGGCATTCTGTCTCCTGATGATTTCTGGCTTGAAACAATCACAATTGCTCCTGAGGCAGAGCTGAACCATTTGTTGCTGCAGTTAAATGATAATAAAGGACAGAAATTGGTGGACTATACATCTGCATCTCAAGAAGAAAAAGAAAAGCCGCAGGCTCGAGAAATCTCACCGCGTCCGAAAGACATCGAAAGCCTTGAAGAATTATATTTACATGGTATTCATCTGCTGCAATATAAGCATGGTACTTATGTAGCGGAAGATTACTTCGCTGAGGCATTAAAACGAGATTCAACCGATTATCGTTGTAACTTGGAGATGGGGAAATTATTGTTGGAAAAAGGAGAATTTGAAAATTCTGAGCACTTTCTAAAGAACGCACTTGCACGACTGACAATACGGAACGCAAATCCTCATGACACAGAAGTTTTGTATGAATTGGGACGGCTATACAAGTATCTTGATCTTCCGGATCAGGCTTATCGCTACTTTAAAGATGCAGCATGGCAATATGCGTATACGGCTCCTGCAAATTTTGAATGCGCTTGTATCAGTATGCAGCGAAATGACACAGAAACGGCTGTAGAGGAATTAAACAAAGCACTGGAAGCAAATCCACGACACTACAAGGCACTGGCTCTTCTAAGCTATATAAAAGGTGATAGTAAATGCCTGCAGCAGATATTTGCTGAATTTCCGCAGGAGAGTTACAACAGGTATTCCCTGTACCTGCTGACGGGAGAAAAGCCGCAAGCTTTTTTGCTGCACCATCCCCAAGATGTCATTGATGTGGCATTATTGTTTAAACAGGCAGGCCTAGAAGAGGAGGCTGCACGCATCTTGAAAACGTGTGATAAACATTCTCCAATGCTTTCCTATCATTTATCAGTGATTACGGGAGAAAAGATCAATCCGGATGTGAATGCGACATATGAAGTGGATTTTCCTAACCGACTCGAAGATATTCCTGTTCTTGTGGAGAAAGATTGGTATGCTAATTACCTATTAGGCTGTCTCTATTACGATCGGGAAAATTATAGGAAGGCGTGTAAAGCCTTCATTAGTTCTATATGTGTAAATCCGGGTTTTGCATATACACACCGAAATCTTGCCTTCTTATACTATGATCATCTACATTCGGCAGCACAGGCCATGGCCGAGATGGAAAAGGCTGTAGAATTGAAACCGGAAGAGAGTCGGTTCATTTATGAAATGATGATGCTGCAGAAAATGGAAAATGTTTCGCCAGTGCGGAGATTGGAATTTGCGGAAACTCATATCAAGCAGATTCAAGAGAGAGATGATGCTTACCTTGAAACAATCATTTTATATATGGAAACAGGAGATTACAAAAAAGCGGAAATTTTGTTAGAGAATAAAAATTTCCATATTTATGAAGGCGGTGAAGGAAAGTTAACGAAAAACCATCGCTGGCTGTATATTCTTGAGGCGATACGGTTGTGTGAAACTACACATTATAAAGCAGCTTTGAAAAAGATGTCTGCAGCATTAATCTATCCGAAAAATTACGGAGAGAGTGAGTCTATTTATAAGCAAAACAGCAATGTCCATTATATCAAAGGTTGTATTCTGGAAAAATTGAATAGACAAAAGGATGCAAATGCGGAATTCCAGTTAGCTGAAAATGAAAAAGAAATCCTGGGTGAAAATATGTTTTATGTTGCAAGATGTCTTGGGAAAACAGGATATCACGAAAGGGCTTTGACATTGTATCAGCAGTTAATTGAAGATGGGAGAGATAAATTAAAAAATCAGGATCTCTATGGTTATTTTGGGGTAGGGTTGGAAAACCCCTTACCATTCGAATTAAACATTGTCCGGAGAAATAAAATAAATGGATTATCTGAATGTCTGCTTGGGTATTACGGAGCCGATATGCTAAAGGAATACCAGGAAGTTCGACGAGAACTGTCTCAGTTGGATCCTTATAATACTCTTATGCATAACTTTGATAAAGTAATAGATTTTGAAAAATTCTGA